The stretch of DNA CAATCTTATAGAAATCCCTGACAACGACATTGAAAGCTGTCTGTCTCCCCAGATACGGGCGTCAATTTCTGGCGTGGCCTGTTACACCAGAATCGATCGGCAGTTCATCGACGCACTTCCCAATCTGGAGATTATCGCCAGCTACGGCGTTGGATATGACACGGTGGACGCCGCCTATGCACGCACAAGGAATATTGTTGTCACAAACACTCCAGATGTCTTAAATGAAGAGGTAGCCGATCTCACGATAGGACTGCTTATCAGCGTCGTGCGCGAGATACCGAAGGCGGAAGCTTACCTTCGCGAGGGCAAATGGAAATTGTCGAGCTATCCGCACAGTCGTCTGACGCTGCGCAACCGCACGGTCGGTATCTATGGAATGGGCCGAATCGGTCGCTGCATTGCCCAGCGGATCGAAGCATTTGGGCTTCCGGTTGCTTATCACAGTCGGCGCCCGGCAGAGGGGGTCGCGTATAACTATTTCCCTTCCCTGCTTGAACTAGCAAGCGCCTCTGATGTGCTCATATCTATCGTGCCTGGGGGCGCTGCGACTGCAAACAGCGTGAATGCCGAGGTGCTGTCGGCTCTCGGGCCTGAAGGCGTTTTCATCAATGTGGGCCGCGGAACCGTTGTGGATGAAGATGCGCTGATCACCGCCCTGCGTACAGGAACGATTGCGGCGGCGGGCCTCGATGTTTTCGCGGATGAACCCAATGTCCCAGAGGAGATGTTCACACTCGATAATCTGACGCTCCTGCCACATATCGCATCCGCGTCGGTCAGTACGCGTACCGCGATGGCTGATCTCGTGGCACGGAACGTGATTAGCTGGTTCCAGAATGGAGCGGCGATTACACCCGTCCCATAGGCAGTCTTGGCCGATCGTGGAAGTGTCGTGCCCTTTCAGCGGAGAACAGCGTCATGATGTTAACCCAGCCGGCAGGCATCTGCCACGGAAGAGCTGCTATGGGTGTTGACATCCAGTCATAACCTAAG from Brucella sp. BE17 encodes:
- a CDS encoding 2-hydroxyacid dehydrogenase yields the protein MLRTHFNLIEIPDNDIESCLSPQIRASISGVACYTRIDRQFIDALPNLEIIASYGVGYDTVDAAYARTRNIVVTNTPDVLNEEVADLTIGLLISVVREIPKAEAYLREGKWKLSSYPHSRLTLRNRTVGIYGMGRIGRCIAQRIEAFGLPVAYHSRRPAEGVAYNYFPSLLELASASDVLISIVPGGAATANSVNAEVLSALGPEGVFINVGRGTVVDEDALITALRTGTIAAAGLDVFADEPNVPEEMFTLDNLTLLPHIASASVSTRTAMADLVARNVISWFQNGAAITPVP